The Pyxidicoccus sp. MSG2 DNA segment CGAGCCCACCACGGGGACGAAGGCCGGCTGGCGCGCGAGCACCCAGGCAATCGCGAGCTGCCCCGGGGTCATCTTCCGCTCCTGGGCGAAGCGCTGGATGGCGGCGACCGCATCCTCGTTCTTCTCGCCGTTGGCGCCGGTGAAGCGCGGCAGGTACGCGCGGTAGTCGCCCTTCCCCTTCGGCTTGCTCCCGGACAGCAGCCCTCGCGAGAGGACGCCGTAGAGCGTCGCGCTGATGCCCAGCTCCTTGAGCACGGGGAAGATTTCAGCCTCGGGGCCGCGGGTCGACACCGCGTATTCAATCTGCAGGTCCGCGATGGGGTGGACGCGGTGCGCGCGGCGGAGGGTCTCCACGCCCACCTCGGACAGGCCGATGTGGCGCACGTAGCCCGCCTTCACCAGGTCCGAGATGGCGCCGACGGTGTCCTCGATGGGGACGGCCGGGTCCAGCCGCGCGGGGCGGTAGATGTCGATGACCTCCACCCCCAGCCGCTTCAGGCTGTAGGCCACGAAGTTCTTCACCGCCGCGGGGCGCGTGTCCATGCCGCCCCAGCTGTTGTCCGGCCCGCGCAGCGCTCCGAACTTCACCGAGAGCTGGACCTTCTCCCGCCGGCCAGAGATTGCGCGTCCCACGAGCATCTCGTTGTGGCCCATCCCGTAGAAGTCCCCGG contains these protein-coding regions:
- a CDS encoding aldo/keto reductase, translating into MGTNESKQAQRTVKLGSTGPEVFPLGLGCMGMSGMYGATDDAESIRTIQTAIDRGVTLIDTGDFYGMGHNEMLVGRAISGRREKVQLSVKFGALRGPDNSWGGMDTRPAAVKNFVAYSLKRLGVEVIDIYRPARLDPAVPIEDTVGAISDLVKAGYVRHIGLSEVGVETLRRAHRVHPIADLQIEYAVSTRGPEAEIFPVLKELGISATLYGVLSRGLLSGSKPKGKGDYRAYLPRFTGANGEKNEDAVAAIQRFAQERKMTPGQLAIAWVLARQPAFVPVVGSKTVAQLEDALGALSRPLSKEDAAALESLVKVSGDRYGEEQMRHLDSERR